In the Trueperaceae bacterium genome, one interval contains:
- a CDS encoding F0F1 ATP synthase subunit C, protein MTELTWVAVASIVAAGLTAAIGAGMAALGEGRAAAQALQSIAQQPDEANTISRTMFIGLAMIETSAIYCFVIALILIFANPFWRAVS, encoded by the coding sequence ATGACCGAGCTCACGTGGGTGGCGGTCGCGTCGATCGTCGCGGCGGGCCTCACGGCCGCCATCGGGGCCGGCATGGCGGCGCTGGGCGAGGGCCGCGCCGCCGCGCAGGCGCTGCAGAGCATCGCGCAGCAGCCCGACGAGGCGAACACGATCTCGCGCACCATGTTCATCGGCCTCGCGATGATCGAGACCAGCGCGATCTACTGCTTCGTCATCGCCCTGATCCTGATCTTCGCGAACCCGTTCTGGAGAGCCGTCTCGTGA
- the atpD gene encoding F0F1 ATP synthase subunit beta: MTAVRGSVVDARFPSRLPALRELLVAARDEGLKLEVAAHLDAQTVRCLAFGGTDGVARGDRLVATGGPLEVPIGRELLGRVVDVFGRPIDGAGPLAAAARRPAYGPPLPLSRRSTATSVLLTGIKAIDLLSPLEHGGKAGLFGGAGVGKTVLISELIHNMAVRHAGVSVFCGVGERSREAEELIRDVTEAGVLDKTVLVFGQMNEPPGARFRVPHTALAVAEHFRDGEGADVLLLMDNVFRFVQAGMEVSGLLGNLSSQMGYQPTLATELAELQERIASSEAAAITSVQAVYVPADDFTDPAVVHVFGHLSASVVLSRERAAQGLYPAVDPLQSTSSLLSPAVVGERHARVAREVRATLAAYEDLKDIIAMLGLDELSEEDKRVVSRARRLERYLTQPFHVTQEFTGMPGVSVGLDDLLSDCEAILGDELEGVPESSLYMIGALAELEAAA, translated from the coding sequence GTGACCGCGGTGCGGGGCTCGGTCGTCGACGCCCGCTTCCCGTCCCGGCTGCCAGCCCTGCGCGAGCTGCTCGTCGCCGCCAGGGACGAGGGTCTCAAGCTCGAGGTGGCCGCCCACCTCGACGCGCAGACGGTCCGCTGCCTGGCGTTCGGCGGCACCGACGGCGTGGCGCGGGGCGACCGTCTCGTCGCCACGGGCGGCCCGCTCGAGGTGCCCATCGGCCGGGAGCTGCTGGGCCGCGTCGTCGACGTCTTCGGCCGCCCGATCGACGGCGCCGGCCCGCTGGCGGCCGCCGCGCGCAGGCCCGCGTACGGTCCCCCGCTGCCGCTGAGCCGGCGCTCCACGGCGACGTCGGTGCTCCTCACCGGCATCAAGGCCATCGACCTGCTCTCGCCCCTCGAGCACGGCGGCAAGGCCGGGCTGTTCGGCGGCGCGGGCGTGGGCAAGACCGTCCTGATCTCCGAGCTGATCCACAACATGGCCGTCAGGCACGCCGGGGTCAGCGTCTTCTGCGGCGTCGGCGAGCGTTCCCGCGAGGCCGAGGAGCTGATCCGCGACGTCACCGAGGCGGGGGTCCTCGACAAGACCGTGCTGGTCTTCGGCCAGATGAACGAGCCGCCCGGGGCCCGCTTCCGCGTCCCTCACACGGCCCTGGCCGTCGCCGAGCACTTCAGGGACGGCGAGGGCGCCGACGTCCTCCTGCTCATGGACAACGTCTTCAGGTTCGTCCAGGCGGGCATGGAGGTGTCGGGGCTCCTCGGCAACCTCTCCTCGCAGATGGGCTACCAGCCGACGCTGGCCACCGAGCTCGCCGAGCTCCAGGAGAGGATCGCCTCCTCCGAGGCGGCGGCCATCACCTCGGTGCAGGCCGTCTACGTGCCGGCCGACGACTTCACCGACCCGGCCGTCGTGCACGTCTTCGGCCACCTCTCGGCGTCGGTGGTGCTGTCGCGCGAGAGGGCGGCGCAGGGCCTCTACCCCGCGGTCGACCCGCTCCAGTCGACGTCCTCGCTGCTCTCCCCCGCCGTCGTCGGGGAGCGCCACGCCCGGGTGGCGCGCGAGGTCAGGGCGACGCTGGCCGCCTACGAGGACCTCAAGGACATCATCGCGATGCTGGGCCTCGACGAGCTCAGCGAGGAGGACAAGCGCGTCGTGTCCCGCGCCAGGCGGCTCGAGCGCTACCTCACCCAGCCCTTCCACGTCACGCAGGAGTTCACGGGGATGCCGGGCGTGTCCGTGGGGCTCGACGACCTGCTCAGCGACTGCGAGGCGATCCTCGGCGACGAGCTGGAGGGCGTCCCCGAGTCGTCGCTCTACATGATCGGCGCGCTCGCCGAGCTGGAGGCGGCGGCGTGA
- a CDS encoding AtpZ/AtpI family protein, giving the protein MSAGVEERRDGPVAPTGAAAASAARLPEGLEAHDAPPTSGAAAPRDGMLEAVARRQARKARSRREERPGLARGLGASGMIGWSIAVPTLVGVALGAWLDGRADAGFSWTLTLMAVGLLVGCANAWYWARRESQRD; this is encoded by the coding sequence GTGAGCGCGGGCGTCGAGGAGAGGAGGGACGGACCCGTGGCGCCCACGGGCGCGGCAGCGGCGAGCGCCGCTCGGCTCCCCGAGGGGCTCGAGGCGCACGACGCCCCTCCGACGTCCGGCGCGGCGGCTCCCCGCGACGGGATGCTCGAGGCCGTCGCGCGCCGGCAGGCCAGGAAGGCGCGCTCGCGCCGGGAGGAGCGGCCCGGGCTGGCCAGGGGACTCGGCGCGAGCGGCATGATCGGCTGGTCCATCGCGGTCCCCACGCTCGTCGGCGTGGCGCTGGGCGCGTGGCTCGACGGGCGCGCGGACGCTGGGTTCTCCTGGACCCTGACGCTCATGGCCGTCGGCCTCCTCGTGGGCTGCGCGAACGCCTGGTACTGGGCGCGGAGGGAGTCGCAGCGTGACTGA
- a CDS encoding ATP synthase subunit I: MTDALLGLALGGLAGAALGTAFYAGLWATVRRVAAHGSAGWLLAASLALRLALAGAVLTLLAREGVPHLLGGLLGFMSARPLATRAFAGPPRPRAEAAPARSTAPEAAPARSTAPAAARARGTREDGRP; the protein is encoded by the coding sequence GTGACTGACGCGCTCCTCGGCCTGGCGCTCGGCGGCCTCGCCGGGGCCGCCCTCGGCACCGCCTTCTACGCCGGCCTGTGGGCGACCGTGAGGCGCGTGGCGGCGCACGGAAGCGCGGGGTGGCTCCTCGCCGCGAGCCTCGCGCTGCGCCTGGCGCTGGCCGGCGCGGTGCTCACGCTCCTCGCCAGGGAGGGCGTCCCGCACCTCCTCGGCGGCCTCCTCGGGTTCATGTCGGCACGCCCGCTGGCGACGCGCGCGTTCGCGGGGCCGCCACGGCCGAGGGCGGAGGCGGCCCCGGCCCGTTCCACGGCGCCGGAAGCGGCCCCAGCCAGGTCCACGGCGCCCGCCGCCGCACGGGCGCGAGGCACCAGAGAGGACGGCCGGCCATGA
- a CDS encoding sulfurtransferase, with the protein MDRARRRGALAALALAFLAAAAAQGYPNAELLVEPSWLASRLGDDGLLVIDARGPEKHREAHVPGAVNVPVSDVVTTVDGVPFELDLEGATEALRAVGLESDHTVVIYDDQGMMDAARLFWTLEYLGVADARVLNGGWNAWQETGGPVEAGPVPAEPSAFEPAPDASLLIAADELAARLGEPGLAIADARSREEFTGEVAYGPRGGHIPGAVHLPWFGALVGGDFVPTTQPGWQEELSDPDVERLAPADELRAWLEGAGLTPDQEVVTYCQTFWRGAHLYFVLRLMGYERVRGYDGSWAEWSRREDLPVETGAPR; encoded by the coding sequence ATGGACCGAGCCCGGAGGCGCGGCGCGCTCGCCGCGCTGGCCCTCGCGTTCCTGGCCGCGGCGGCGGCACAGGGCTACCCGAACGCCGAGCTGCTGGTGGAGCCCTCGTGGCTGGCGTCGCGCCTGGGCGACGACGGCCTGCTCGTGATCGACGCGCGCGGCCCGGAGAAGCACCGCGAGGCCCACGTGCCCGGCGCCGTCAACGTGCCGGTGAGCGACGTCGTGACGACTGTGGACGGCGTCCCGTTCGAGCTTGACCTGGAGGGCGCCACGGAGGCCCTCCGCGCCGTGGGTCTGGAAAGTGACCACACTGTGGTCATATACGACGACCAGGGGATGATGGACGCGGCCAGGCTGTTCTGGACGCTCGAGTACCTGGGCGTGGCCGACGCGCGCGTGCTGAACGGGGGCTGGAACGCCTGGCAGGAGACCGGCGGGCCGGTCGAGGCCGGTCCCGTGCCGGCTGAGCCGTCGGCCTTCGAGCCGGCGCCCGACGCCTCCCTGCTCATCGCCGCCGACGAGCTCGCCGCGCGGCTGGGCGAGCCGGGCCTCGCGATCGCCGACGCCCGCTCCCGCGAGGAGTTCACGGGCGAGGTCGCCTACGGTCCGCGCGGCGGGCACATCCCCGGCGCCGTGCACCTGCCCTGGTTCGGCGCGCTGGTCGGCGGCGACTTCGTTCCGACGACGCAGCCGGGTTGGCAGGAGGAGCTGAGCGACCCGGACGTCGAGCGCCTCGCTCCCGCCGACGAGCTGCGCGCCTGGCTCGAGGGCGCCGGCCTCACGCCCGACCAGGAGGTCGTCACCTACTGCCAGACGTTCTGGCGGGGCGCTCACCTCTACTTCGTCCTCCGCCTCATGGGCTACGAGCGCGTGCGCGGCTACGACGGCTCCTGGGCCGAGTGGAGCCGGCGCGAGGACCTGCCTGTGGAGACGGGCGCGCCCCGGTAG
- a CDS encoding F0F1 ATP synthase subunit delta produces MTFDPFTFLAQLLNFALLLVLLRAFLYRPVLAVMRRREELAAAALDEARRLQAEAEEERRALAAERDAEERERAARLAALEDELERLRHERLAAVDREAREARTSRAEALAREVERAVARLGPELARLVVDEVSETIAWLTGADADGLAVDRFVERLRGLPPERREELRSAAREGPVRLVTARALGGSEVDEARRAVADALGVERVELATDPGLLAGAALEAGGLRLDGSAAARLAALEERFARALAEPRGEPGEGAA; encoded by the coding sequence GTGACGTTCGACCCGTTCACGTTCCTGGCTCAGCTCCTCAACTTCGCCCTCCTGCTCGTGCTCCTGCGCGCCTTCCTCTACCGGCCGGTGCTGGCCGTGATGAGGCGCCGCGAGGAGCTCGCCGCCGCCGCGCTAGACGAGGCGCGGCGGCTGCAGGCGGAGGCCGAGGAGGAGCGCCGGGCGCTGGCCGCGGAGCGCGACGCCGAGGAGCGCGAGCGCGCCGCTCGCCTGGCGGCGCTGGAGGACGAGCTCGAGCGTCTGCGGCACGAGCGGCTCGCGGCGGTCGACAGGGAGGCGCGGGAGGCCCGCACGTCCCGCGCCGAGGCGCTGGCCCGGGAGGTGGAGCGCGCCGTGGCGCGCCTCGGGCCGGAGCTGGCGAGGCTCGTCGTCGACGAGGTGTCCGAGACCATCGCCTGGCTCACCGGCGCCGACGCGGACGGGCTCGCCGTCGACAGGTTCGTCGAGCGCCTGCGCGGCCTCCCGCCGGAGCGCCGCGAGGAGCTGCGCTCCGCGGCCCGCGAGGGACCGGTGCGGCTCGTGACGGCCAGGGCCCTGGGGGGCTCGGAAGTGGACGAGGCCCGCCGCGCCGTCGCGGACGCCCTGGGCGTCGAGCGCGTGGAGCTGGCCACCGACCCCGGCCTGCTCGCCGGCGCCGCGCTCGAGGCCGGCGGCCTGCGGCTCGACGGGTCGGCGGCGGCGCGGCTGGCGGCGCTCGAGGAGAGGTTCGCGCGGGCGCTGGCCGAGCCGCGCGGCGAACCGGGCGAGGGCGCGGCATGA
- a CDS encoding F0F1 ATP synthase subunit A — translation MTLSPDEVVVFTVGPVAVNATLLFSWLVMALLVVASALLTRGLRAEPPFGRVQLVLEALVDFVFDQVREVTRQEPRRYLPFAGTLFLFILTSNVLAVVPGFQPPTGSLSTTGALAVAVFLAVPAFGASRLGLRRYLRTYLEPTPLMLPFTVLGEVSRTIALAMRLFGNVMSSSMIAAILLAVAPLVFPALMQAFGLFFGVLHAYIFTVLALVYVASGAAETERRATRARGGAG, via the coding sequence ATGACGCTCTCGCCCGACGAGGTCGTCGTCTTCACCGTGGGGCCCGTGGCGGTGAACGCCACCCTCCTCTTCTCCTGGCTGGTCATGGCCCTGCTCGTCGTCGCGTCGGCCCTGCTGACCAGGGGGCTGCGCGCGGAGCCGCCCTTCGGCCGCGTCCAGCTCGTCCTCGAGGCGCTCGTCGACTTCGTCTTCGACCAGGTCCGCGAGGTCACGAGGCAGGAGCCGCGGCGCTACCTGCCGTTCGCCGGCACGCTCTTCCTCTTCATCCTCACGTCGAACGTCCTCGCCGTCGTGCCGGGGTTCCAGCCGCCCACGGGCTCGCTCTCGACGACGGGCGCCCTGGCCGTGGCCGTGTTCCTGGCCGTGCCCGCCTTCGGCGCCTCGCGGCTGGGCCTGCGCCGCTACCTGCGCACGTACCTGGAGCCCACGCCGCTGATGCTGCCGTTCACGGTCCTGGGCGAGGTGTCGCGCACGATCGCGCTGGCGATGCGCCTGTTCGGCAACGTCATGAGCAGCTCGATGATCGCAGCGATCCTGCTGGCCGTGGCGCCGCTGGTGTTCCCGGCGCTGATGCAGGCCTTCGGCCTGTTCTTCGGCGTGCTGCACGCCTACATCTTCACGGTGCTCGCGCTCGTCTACGTCGCGTCCGGCGCGGCGGAGACCGAGAGGAGAGCGACGCGGGCGAGAGGAGGAGCCGGATGA
- a CDS encoding F0F1 ATP synthase subunit epsilon, which produces MRLLLSVPTGVLVDTRVLRVSAESGGGSFTLLPKHADGALDLVPGLLSYVTEDGEEVFVAVDEGVLVKAEDDVRVACRRAVVAGELERAVAALAEHMRSQSEHERRARTALLRLEAEVMRRLGEL; this is translated from the coding sequence GTGAGGCTCCTGCTGTCGGTGCCCACGGGCGTACTGGTGGACACCCGCGTGCTGCGCGTGAGCGCCGAGTCGGGCGGCGGCTCGTTCACGCTGCTGCCGAAGCACGCCGACGGCGCGCTGGACCTCGTCCCCGGCCTGCTGTCCTACGTGACCGAGGACGGCGAGGAGGTCTTCGTGGCCGTCGACGAGGGCGTGCTGGTGAAGGCGGAGGACGACGTGCGCGTGGCGTGCCGCCGGGCCGTCGTCGCCGGCGAGCTGGAGCGGGCCGTGGCGGCGCTGGCCGAGCACATGCGCTCGCAGAGCGAGCACGAGCGGCGGGCCAGGACCGCGCTGCTGCGCCTCGAGGCAGAGGTCATGCGGCGCCTGGGGGAGCTGTGA
- a CDS encoding DinB family protein, which yields MSEPLPAPTPEFMQFLLSDGTGGFTPFGRALDGLSGEDAVRRPEGSPHSVADVLAHMVFWQERFLRIVDGEEPSPVPHAEDGWPATSAEEWPDLVRRYLAGLERFRAIAQDGAELRRPLVKGRERSVGAALASYYLHDAHHLGQVILLRRMVGAWPPPGGGDTW from the coding sequence ATGAGCGAACCGCTGCCAGCGCCCACCCCCGAGTTCATGCAGTTCCTCCTCTCGGACGGTACCGGCGGCTTCACGCCGTTCGGACGCGCCCTCGACGGCCTCTCGGGCGAGGACGCCGTGCGCCGGCCGGAGGGCAGCCCGCACAGCGTCGCCGACGTGCTGGCCCACATGGTCTTCTGGCAGGAGCGGTTCCTGCGCATCGTCGACGGCGAGGAGCCCAGCCCCGTGCCGCACGCCGAGGACGGCTGGCCGGCGACGAGCGCCGAGGAGTGGCCCGACCTCGTCCGGCGCTACCTGGCCGGCCTGGAGCGCTTCCGGGCCATCGCGCAGGACGGTGCCGAGCTGCGCCGGCCGCTCGTGAAGGGCCGCGAGCGCTCGGTCGGCGCGGCGCTGGCGTCGTACTACCTGCACGACGCCCACCACCTCGGCCAGGTGATCCTGCTGAGGCGCATGGTCGGTGCCTGGCCGCCGCCCGGCGGCGGAGACACCTGGTGA